Genomic segment of Armatimonadota bacterium:
CCGACGTCCTGACCTGCTGGCAAAACGGCTCCGTCATCCGATCCTGGCTGATGGACCTCATGAAACAGCAGTTCGACGAGCAGAAGGGCCTCACCGTTCCTGGCTACATCGAAGACACCGGCGAAGTGAACTGGCTTATCGGCGACGCCATGCGAATGGAAGTTCCCGTGCCGGTCATCGCCCAGTCGGTGATGCAGCTCTTCACCAGCCGCGACGACAAGAAGGATTGGGCCAAGGCCATCGCCATGATGCGCCACGGCTTCGGTGGGCACCCGTTCGGACCCAAACCGGAACTTCAGGAAGACCGGCAGGTCAGCCGCGTCGGAGACATCTGGAAGCCGACCGAATAGTCGCCGAAGCGGTAGCATAAAGCTTGGGAATGTCGCTTCACTTTCACTCCGAAATCCGAACGCTTCAAAAGCTTTATCCGTTGACGATCAGCCGCGGAACCATGTCCAGTTCCGACAACCTGTTCGTGACCCTGTCCGATGGCACGCACACCGGCATTGGCGAGCATGCGCCCGCCACCGGCAAAGCGTGGACCGCCGAACGGGGTCAGACGCAGTTGAAGGACTTCTTCGCCTCCCAAGGCGTTCCCGAGTCGCCCTTTGATCTCTGGCAGGCGATGAAGGACGCCGAGATCGACCCGCCCGCGATGGCGGCGCTCGATATTGCGCTTTGGGACCTGCTGGCCAAGCAGGGCGGCCTTCCCCTTTACCGCCTGCTTGGACTCCCCAAGCGGGCCGTACCCACTAGCGTGACCATCGGCATCAATCCGCCCGAAGTTACTCGTGAGCGAGTGCCCGACATCCTGCGAACTACCGGTGCAAAGTGCCTCAAGATCAAGCTCGGCTCGCCGGAAGGGCGAGATCATGACAAAGAGCACTTCATGGCCGCCAAGGAATCGTCCGACGCGTTCGGAGTGAAGCTCCGCGTCGATGCCAACGGCGGCTGGACGGTCGCCGAAGCGATCGACATGATCGCTTGGCTCGCCGAGCGCGGAGTGGATTACGTCGAACAACCCTTGGCCGAGGGCCAAGAGGCGGGCTTGCCCGAAGTTTTTGCTCATCGCAAACTGCCCATCTTTGTGGACGAATCTTGCCGGTTCTCTAGCGATATCCCCAAGTGGGCCGCCCATGTGGATGGCGTGAACCTCAAGCTGATGAAATGTGGCGGCGTCACCGAAGCCCTTCGCATCGTGGCCACCGCGCATGCTCACGGTCTGCAAACCATGATCGGATGTATGAGCGAATCCAGCATCGCCATCGCCGCCGGCGCGGCGATGAGCGCCCTCTTCGACTACATCGACCTCGACTCTCATCTGAACCTGAATCCCGATCCCGCCAGCGGAGCCGAAATCCACGATGGTTTAGTTCTCCCGAACGAGAAGCCTGGTCACGGAGCCGCCCTGAATGATTGATCCGTCGGTGCCGCTCGCCATCTATCTGGAGGGCGCGCTGGGCTTGGATATCGGCAAGATGGGCTACGGTATCCTGCGCTACTCGCCAAACCCGGTTGCCTGCGTCATCGATTCTGTCCATGCGGGCCAGTCGGTTACCGACGTGGTCGGCTCGCCGCGAAATGCGCCCGTCGTTGCGACGTTAGACGAGGCCATCGCCCTCGGCGCAAAGGCGCTGGTGTTGGGCACGGCCCCTCCCGGCGGACTGATCCCTGCCGAGTGGCGACCGATCATCGCCCAAGCCGTTGCCAACGGCCTCAGCATCCTCAACGGCCTGCACGAGGCGCTAGCTCCGCAGTTTCCCAACTTGGCTTCCGGCCAAGTGGTGTGGGATATCAGACAGGAGCCGCCCAACCTCAAGCCTGGTTCGGGTGCGGCCCGAACCCTGAACAATCGTCGCATCTTAATGGTGGGGACCGACATGGCCGTCGGCAAGATGACCGCCGGTCTTGAACTCCAAAAAGCCGCCATCCAGCGCGGTATTGACGCCGCCTTCCTCGCCACTGGCCAAATCGGCATCACCGTCTCCGGCGCAGGCGTCCCCCTGGATGCGGTTCGCGTGGACTACGCCTCTGGTGCCATCGAGCAGGAAACCCTGAAATACGCCGACCGCGATTGGGTGATCGTCGAGGGCCAGGGCTCACTGGTACACCCTGGTTCAACGGCGACGCTCCCGCTCCTGCGGGGATCGATGCCGACCGATCTGATCCTCTGCACCCGCGCTGGTCAAACTCACCTCAAGCGCATCGCCGACATTCCGATTCCGCCGTTACCGGAACTGATTCGCTTGTACGAGGACTTGGCCACGGTCTGCGGCACCTTCCCTCGGGCGATGGTCCGCGCCATCGCTGTCAATTCCTCGCACTTGGACGACGAACAGGCTCAGAAGGAAATTGAAGCCGTTCGCC
This window contains:
- a CDS encoding dipeptide epimerase, with translation MSLHFHSEIRTLQKLYPLTISRGTMSSSDNLFVTLSDGTHTGIGEHAPATGKAWTAERGQTQLKDFFASQGVPESPFDLWQAMKDAEIDPPAMAALDIALWDLLAKQGGLPLYRLLGLPKRAVPTSVTIGINPPEVTRERVPDILRTTGAKCLKIKLGSPEGRDHDKEHFMAAKESSDAFGVKLRVDANGGWTVAEAIDMIAWLAERGVDYVEQPLAEGQEAGLPEVFAHRKLPIFVDESCRFSSDIPKWAAHVDGVNLKLMKCGGVTEALRIVATAHAHGLQTMIGCMSESSIAIAAGAAMSALFDYIDLDSHLNLNPDPASGAEIHDGLVLPNEKPGHGAALND
- a CDS encoding DUF1611 domain-containing protein, translating into MIDPSVPLAIYLEGALGLDIGKMGYGILRYSPNPVACVIDSVHAGQSVTDVVGSPRNAPVVATLDEAIALGAKALVLGTAPPGGLIPAEWRPIIAQAVANGLSILNGLHEALAPQFPNLASGQVVWDIRQEPPNLKPGSGAARTLNNRRILMVGTDMAVGKMTAGLELQKAAIQRGIDAAFLATGQIGITVSGAGVPLDAVRVDYASGAIEQETLKYADRDWVIVEGQGSLVHPGSTATLPLLRGSMPTDLILCTRAGQTHLKRIADIPIPPLPELIRLYEDLATVCGTFPRAMVRAIAVNSSHLDDEQAQKEIEAVRQQTGLPTVDPIRQSADALVEAILA